In Euphorbia lathyris chromosome 10, ddEupLath1.1, whole genome shotgun sequence, a single genomic region encodes these proteins:
- the LOC136209179 gene encoding zinc finger BED domain-containing protein DAYSLEEPER-like, giving the protein MSQEEGKCCCLPKEAPNKVDFETVSETGDSDDVYLANCRKSVAVFIILDEHPFEMVESENFIELMSELCPKLELPSAQTLSQDCYKLYLDEKLKLQKFLETNSQNVCLAIDVWNSPQGLNYIGVTAHFIDDDWKLQRKILHFVPNPLSSGEEIGSEIESCLLDWGIINKVFTITMDHTSFSDDAVVYLKGKLIESGRGFRDCKYLHMKCFAHIVNLVVVEALEEAKLAVNRVREAVRYVKFNRGRGKMFKECVEAEKIECTERLFVDVSYMWNTTYVMLCRVEKYEKAFDRYAKLDREFTLGSQDGLPSSVDWCVVRKLCVILRPFYDVMLNISRCEFATSNNFWADISDLYAVFSEWGNGDDLKLRNVANRMKLRLEEWFGGYEKMNKIVYVAAILDPRSKLEVLQFAFEQIYGEEKGSVLLKNVKEAMFEMFDEYCKNSAQVTVVEQSNEVFNEDHKNFFMLSYKKQRLETGDKKSELESYLNDPTEDVDTDDFDVLKWWKSNSDRFPILARMARDILAIPKSTVRPDLAFNTNEKMLDEYKGGLEYEILQALICAQNWLRKSPLQVDIVKEFEENEIMGEEMFAEFGEFGPSMGGWSDSD; this is encoded by the exons ATGTCACAGGAAGAAGGTAAATGCTGCTGTTTACCTAAAGAAGCTCCAAATAAGGTAGATTTTGAGACAGTTTCAGAAACAGGAGACAGTGATGATGTTTATTTAGCAAATTGTAGAAAAAGTGTTGCAGTTTTTATAATTCTTGATGAACACCCATTTGAGATGGTTGAAAGTGAAAATTTTATTGAACTTATGTCTGAATTGtgccctaaattagaacttccATCTGCACAAACACTCTCACAAGATTGCTACAAGTTGTATTTAGATGAGAAATTGAAATTGCAGAAGTTCTTAGAAACAAATTCCCAAAATGTTTGTTTAGCCATTGATGTTTGGAATTCACCACAAGGGCTAAATTACATTGGTGTCACAGCTCATTTTATTGATGATGATTGGAAGTTGCAGAGGAAGATTTTGCACTTTGTTCCGAACCCTCTTAGTAGCGGTGAGGAAATTGGTAGCGAAATCGAATCATGTTTGCTTGATTGGGGGATTATTAATAAGGTGTTTACAATTACAATGGATCATACTAGTTTTAGTGATGATGCTGTTGTGTATTTAAAGGGGAAGTTAATCGAGTCGGGAAGGGGGTTTCGAGACTGTAAGTATCTTCATATGAAGTGCTTTGCTCATATAGTGAACTTAGTTGTTGTTGAAGCTTTAGAGGAAGCGAAATTAGCGGTGAATCGGGTGAGGGAAGCGGTTAGGTATGTTAAATTTAATCGCGGTAGGGGGAAGATGTTCAAGGAGTGTGTCGAGGCTGAAAAAATCGAATGCACGGAGCGATTGTTTGTTGATGTGAGTTATATGTGGAACACTACTTATGTGATGCTGTGTAGGGTGGAGAAGTATGAGAAAGCGTTTGATCGGTATGCGAAACTCGATAGGGAATTCACGCTCGGAAGCCAGGATGGCTTGCCTAGCTCTGTGGATTGGTGTGTTGTTAGGAAATTGTGTGTTATTCTGAGGCCATTTTATGATGTTATGTTGAACATTTCTCGATGTGAATTCGCTACATCGAATAACTTTTGGGCGGACATTAGTGATCTGTATGCGGTATTCTCGGAGTGGGGAAATGGCGATGATTTGAAGTTGCGAAATGTGGCTAATAGAATGAAACTGAGGCTTGAAGAGTGGTTCGGAGGGTATGAGAAAATGAACAAAATTGTTTACGTTGCTGCGATTCTCGATCCTCGTTCGAAACTCGAGGTCTTACAATTTGCTTTTGAGCAAATTTACGGGGAAGAGAAAGGTAGTGTTTTGCTTAAGAATGTGAAGGAAGCAATGTTTGAGATGTTCGATGAGTACTGCAAGAACTCGGCTCAAGTTACCGTTGTTGAGCAATCAAACGAGGTTTTCAATGAAGACCATAAGAATTTCTTCATGCTTTCGTATAAGAAGCAAAGATTAGAAACTGGGGATAAAAAATCCGAGCTCGAATCATATCTAAATGACCCGACAGAAGACGTGGATACGGATGATTTTGATGTTTTAAAATGGTGGAAGAGCAATTCTGATAGATTTCCTATCCTTGCACGAATGGCTCGAGATATCTTGGCGATTCCTAAATCTACAGTGCGTCCGGACTTGGCATTCAACACTAATGAGAAGATGCTTGACGAGTACAAAGGCGGATTGGAATATGAAATTTTACAAGCTTTGATATGCGCTCAAAATTGGCTTCGAAAGTCGCCTCTGCAAGTGGATATTGTGAAAGAGttcgaagagaatgaaataaTGGGAGAGG AAATGTTTGCTGAATTTGGTGAATTTGGGCCAAGTATGGGAGGATGGAGTGACAGCGATTAA